Sequence from the Pyrobaculum neutrophilum V24Sta genome:
ACTTCCTCAGGCACAAGTCGGGCTATCTAGAGCGGGCTCTCGCGAGGTATAGACAGCTGGCGGAGGCCGGCCTGCTGAAGGAGGAGTCTCTACGCCTACTGGAGGCCTTCGAGCCCAAGCCCGACTTCGACCGGTCGCTCAGCTACAACGCCCTCCGTCTCTTCACCAACGGCAACTACGCCCTGAGGGGCGGAGACTTCAGGTTGGCCGAGACCCCCAGCATGGCGGCTTGGCGTGTCGCCACAGCCGTCGCCCGGGATGTGGAGACGGCGAGGAGGTACTACGGCGTAATCACGTCGCTGAGGATAGTGCCGGCGTCGCCCTTCTGGTTCAACGCCTGGACTAAGAAGGAGATGTTCGCCTCGTGCTTCACGCTGGAGGTGGAGGACTGCCTATCCTCCCTCTCCCACCCAGGCCGCTTCTGCATCTACGACGCCCTTGCCTACTCCGGCATAATACAGCAGTTGGGCGGCGGCGTCGGCTACGACTTCTCCCTGCTGAGGCCGGAGGGCGACGTGGTGAGGGGGAGCGTCGGCGTTGCCTCAGGCCCCGTCAGCTTCATGAAGCTGTTCGACACCAACGTCGAGGTGATTAAGCAGGGGGGCAAGAGGAGGGGCGCCCAGATGGGCACGCTACACGTGTGGCACCCCGACGTGAGGAAGTTCATAAAGGCCAAGACGGGGGAGCTCAAAGACGCCCACCTCCAGAACTTCAACATCTCGGTCTTCGTAGACGACGCCTTCATGGAGAAGGCGCTGGGTCTCGACAAACCGGAGTACCCCCTGGTGAACCCGAGGATATATCTTGAGAGGGCCGGGAGGAAGCCCGTAGAGGAGACCCGCGTCAGCCCGCCGCAGGAGGCTGTGGCCGGCTGGGTAGACGCGAGGGAGCTCTTCCGCGAGATCACGGAGGGCGCCTGGGACTCGGGAGACCCCGGCGTGATATATAAGGACAACCTAAACGCCTCCAACCCCCTCCTCGGCGAAGAGATAGAGGTGGCCGGCCACAGATTTAGATACGTCTGGAGAGCCGTCAACCCCTGCGTCACGGGCGATACGAAAGTGCTAACTAAGGAGGGCTATCTCAACATATCGGAGGTATACAGAAGAGCTAAAGAGAGGGGAGAGCTCGCGCTGATTACCGAGGGCGTTGAGGAGGATGGAGATCCCAGAGGGTTCGCCGCAGAGGTCGTGGTTCCTCATGTAGTGGTCACCGCGGATGGGAAAACTCAGGTGAGGTACGATGTTGTTAAGTCTGGCGTGATAAAAGTGGGGACGAAAGATGTCTACAGAGTTGTGACTAGGGAGGGCTTCGAGATAAAGGCTACGCCAGATCACCGTCTGCTAGTGGTGAAAGGAAGCAGGGATAGACCGAGCGGGTTTGAGTGGAAGCGCGTGGATCAGCTGAGGCCAGGGGACCTGCTGGTCATAGCGCCTGTGGATATCGAGGGCGAGGACATCGGCGAGGACACGATGCCTTTGTCTGTTGCCTACATGCTGGGCCGGGTGGTGGGAGACGGCTCTGTAACCGTAGACAAGCACAACAGGGCTCACATATTCATATACTTCGGCAGGGACGAGCTGGACGACGCAGTAAGCCTAGTTGATATGTTGAAGGCGGAATACGGCTCCGACCTCAGCTACAGCCTTACTGAGACGAAGAGCGAAATTAAGCTGGAGATACCTGGCGCGTTAGGTAGGGCGATCGCCTCGTTGGTACCTGAGCTGATACACGCCAAGAGCGGCGAAAGGAGAGTGCCGGAGATCATCTTTAGAAGCAAGCCGAGGATTATCAAGGCGTTCCTCAGAGGCCTGTTCGACGCAGACGGCACGGTTGACGCGGACAGCGCCATAAGACTCACCTCTCAGTCTCTGCAGTTGCTCAGAGATGTGCAACAGCTATTGTTGCTGTTCGGGATATACTCGGTTATCTACACGCGCAAGCGTTCCGGGGGCGGATTCACGTACACTACTAAGAGCGGCGAGAAGAGGGAGTACAGAGGCTCTGGCCAGTACTACGAGTTGGTGATCAAAAACGAGTCGAGGTGCAGGTTCGTGGAGAAGATAGGGCTGACGCCGCGCAAGCTGGCGAAGGTCAGCACGAAGAAGTGTAGGCGGGAGAAGCCGTTTGCCACGGTGGAAAGGGTGGAGTATATAGGGAGGGAGGTGGTTTACGACTTCGGAGTTCCCCAACACCACCGCTATATTGCCGAGGGAATTGTAAGCCACAACTGCGCCGAGACCGTCCAAAACCCCTTCGAGGTGTGTAACCTCACCCACATAAACCTGGTCAAGTTCGCCAGGGAGTGCGCCGGGAAGACCTTCGAGGAGAAGCTGGCGTGTATAGACTGGGAGGGCCTCGCCGAGGCGGCCCGCCTGGGCACTAGGTTCCTCGACGACGCGATAGACCGTAGCTACACGGGGATAGAGGTGATAGACGAGATGAACCGCGCCACGAGGAAGAACGGCCTCGGCATCATGGGCTTCGCTGAGCTGTTGATAAAGCTGGGCATCCCCTACGCCAGCTGGGAGGCGGTGGAGCTGATAAACAGGATAATGGCGTGGATATACGTCAACGCCCTCGACGAATCCGCCGAGTTGGCCAGGGAGAGGGGGCCCTTCAAGTTCTTCGAGAAGTCGGCGTACGCCAGAGGCGAGATACCGGTTCTGAAGTTCCAGGACTACGTCTGGGGCAGGTGGGAGCGCGTCAGAGGAGCCCTCCCGCCGGAGCTGAGGGAGGCAGGCGACCG
This genomic interval carries:
- a CDS encoding intein-containing adenosylcobalamin-dependent ribonucleoside-diphosphate reductase, whose product is MYPVTKLDGSTEPFSPEKLKLSVQRAAGEVGVEVDGEVDIKMDRAVGSWELADLVQLELLKRAIDRPELAEVAKSHLLGRVYKEVFGKDFLRHKSGYLERALARYRQLAEAGLLKEESLRLLEAFEPKPDFDRSLSYNALRLFTNGNYALRGGDFRLAETPSMAAWRVATAVARDVETARRYYGVITSLRIVPASPFWFNAWTKKEMFASCFTLEVEDCLSSLSHPGRFCIYDALAYSGIIQQLGGGVGYDFSLLRPEGDVVRGSVGVASGPVSFMKLFDTNVEVIKQGGKRRGAQMGTLHVWHPDVRKFIKAKTGELKDAHLQNFNISVFVDDAFMEKALGLDKPEYPLVNPRIYLERAGRKPVEETRVSPPQEAVAGWVDARELFREITEGAWDSGDPGVIYKDNLNASNPLLGEEIEVAGHRFRYVWRAVNPCVTGDTKVLTKEGYLNISEVYRRAKERGELALITEGVEEDGDPRGFAAEVVVPHVVVTADGKTQVRYDVVKSGVIKVGTKDVYRVVTREGFEIKATPDHRLLVVKGSRDRPSGFEWKRVDQLRPGDLLVIAPVDIEGEDIGEDTMPLSVAYMLGRVVGDGSVTVDKHNRAHIFIYFGRDELDDAVSLVDMLKAEYGSDLSYSLTETKSEIKLEIPGALGRAIASLVPELIHAKSGERRVPEIIFRSKPRIIKAFLRGLFDADGTVDADSAIRLTSQSLQLLRDVQQLLLLFGIYSVIYTRKRSGGGFTYTTKSGEKREYRGSGQYYELVIKNESRCRFVEKIGLTPRKLAKVSTKKCRREKPFATVERVEYIGREVVYDFGVPQHHRYIAEGIVSHNCAETVQNPFEVCNLTHINLVKFARECAGKTFEEKLACIDWEGLAEAARLGTRFLDDAIDRSYTGIEVIDEMNRATRKNGLGIMGFAELLIKLGIPYASWEAVELINRIMAWIYVNALDESAELARERGPFKFFEKSAYARGEIPVLKFQDYVWGRWERVRGALPPELREAGDRLRGITMRTREWLRPRLEALREKVRGGVRNSVVLSIAPTGRTSILAGTTSGVEPVFALAFIRNVTVGTLIEYYWPAVEWLRARGLWTPQVRKTVEETGMLKDAPLPEEVKHLFATAMEIGWLWHVLMQASAQQWVDQGISKTINMPANAPKEDVYWAFALAWALGVKGITVYRDKSKSVQVIYTGLKQEIKKKLADTKIIVKPVALEASIEEAAEKAKLKALEEGKDPYCKTGECG